The following coding sequences are from one Ancylobacter sp. TS-1 window:
- a CDS encoding SUF system Fe-S cluster assembly protein: protein MSETQTSESPNAATFESGIPQEELERLTDEIVTALKTVYDPEIPVDIYELGLIYKVDIADDRQVAVEMTLTTPNCPSAAELPGMVEGAVASVGGVSGVTVNLTFDPPWDQGRMSEEARLSLNLW, encoded by the coding sequence ATGAGCGAGACCCAGACCTCTGAAAGCCCGAACGCGGCCACCTTCGAATCCGGCATCCCTCAGGAGGAGCTGGAGCGGCTGACCGACGAGATCGTGACGGCACTGAAGACCGTCTACGACCCGGAGATCCCGGTCGACATCTACGAGCTCGGCCTGATCTACAAGGTCGACATCGCCGATGACCGGCAGGTGGCCGTCGAGATGACACTGACGACGCCGAACTGCCCCTCCGCCGCCGAGCTTCCCGGCATGGTAGAGGGCGCGGTGGCGAGCGTGGGCGGCGTGTCGGGCGTCACCGTGAACCTCACCTTCGACCCGCCCTGGGACCAGGGCCGGATGTCCGAGGAAGCGCGGCTGTCGCTGAACCTCTGGTGA
- a CDS encoding VOC family protein: MVSTAPAGVPPVSGVLETGLYVDDLARARDFYESVLGLKPMLADSRFCAYEAGPASVLLLFLRGATTTPVELPGGTIPPHDGQGALHYALAIPTDAVEDWAAHLAARGVVLESRVDWPGGGISLYFRDPDGNLVELATRGLWPNY, from the coding sequence CTGGTGAGCACGGCGCCGGCGGGTGTGCCGCCGGTCTCCGGCGTGCTGGAAACCGGGCTCTATGTCGACGACCTCGCCCGGGCGCGTGACTTCTACGAGAGTGTGCTCGGTCTGAAGCCGATGCTCGCCGATAGCCGCTTCTGCGCCTATGAGGCCGGCCCGGCCAGCGTGCTGCTGCTGTTCCTGCGCGGCGCGACGACGACCCCGGTCGAACTGCCCGGTGGCACCATTCCCCCGCATGACGGGCAGGGCGCGCTGCATTACGCGCTGGCGATCCCCACGGATGCGGTCGAGGACTGGGCCGCTCATCTGGCGGCGCGGGGCGTGGTGCTGGAGAGCCGGGTCGACTGGCCCGGCGGCGGCATCAGCCTGTATTTCCGCGACCCCGACGGAAATCTCGTCGAACTGGCGACACGCGGGCTGTGGCCGAATTATTGA
- the sufA gene encoding Fe-S cluster assembly scaffold SufA produces the protein MSQPRPRPTVMTLTDAAAERVRQVIARSDKPVLGLRVGVKNGGCAGMEYTMEFAEEAGRFDEVVEDKGVKVLIDPKAILYLIGTEMDFKADKLSAQFVFNNPNQTSACGCGESVAITPVQPEATGAGA, from the coding sequence ATGAGTCAGCCCCGCCCGCGTCCCACTGTGATGACGCTGACCGACGCCGCCGCCGAGCGCGTGCGGCAGGTGATCGCCCGATCCGACAAGCCCGTGCTGGGCCTGCGCGTCGGCGTGAAGAATGGCGGCTGCGCCGGCATGGAATACACGATGGAGTTCGCCGAGGAGGCGGGCCGCTTCGATGAGGTGGTCGAGGACAAGGGCGTGAAGGTGCTGATCGACCCCAAGGCGATCCTGTACCTGATCGGCACCGAGATGGACTTCAAGGCGGACAAGCTCTCGGCCCAGTTCGTGTTCAACAACCCGAACCAGACCTCGGCCTGCGGCTGTGGCGAATCGGTCGCCATTACCCCGGTCCAGCCGGAAGCGACCGGCGCCGGCGCCTGA
- a CDS encoding TfoX/Sxy family protein, translating to MDEAAISDIFAAFGPVRCRRMFGGLGLYADGLMFAIAVDDTLYLKADAGFAARLEGEGAHIFAYERQGRRVTLGFWSLPEAALDDVDLAADLARRALLVARQAAAVAPARRKPSLSRARG from the coding sequence ATGGACGAGGCGGCGATATCGGACATCTTCGCCGCCTTCGGCCCGGTGCGCTGCCGGCGCATGTTCGGCGGGCTCGGGCTTTATGCCGACGGGCTGATGTTCGCCATTGCTGTCGATGACACCCTTTACCTGAAAGCCGATGCCGGCTTCGCCGCGCGGCTCGAAGGCGAGGGCGCGCATATCTTCGCCTATGAACGGCAGGGCCGCAGGGTCACGCTCGGCTTCTGGTCGCTGCCCGAGGCGGCGCTCGACGACGTCGATCTTGCCGCCGACCTCGCGCGGCGCGCGCTGTTGGTCGCGCGTCAGGCGGCCGCCGTGGCTCCGGCGCGGCGCAAACCGTCGCTAAGCCGCGCGCGCGGCTGA
- a CDS encoding mechanosensitive ion channel family protein, with protein sequence MNLEELGNLFVLYGLNILYALALMVAGWWVAGLVERLVTRGLENARRVDATVVSFLASIARYGVLVFVGVAVLQRFGIQTTSLIAVLGATSLAIGLALQGTLSNVAAGVMLLLFRPFRVGDAVEVGGQAGTVKGLSLFTTELATGDNIQVLMPNGRVWGAPIVNKSVYGERSFAFALELKPDSDIERVLTEGLAFLRADPRVRTEPGPSGSISKMALDRVEVGFSGWASSGEAGGVRGDLIARLREITRVRDIAPASSGHDGNEKAPAARAGTVGGPISPPC encoded by the coding sequence ATGAATCTGGAAGAACTCGGCAATCTCTTCGTCCTGTACGGGCTCAACATCCTTTATGCGCTGGCGCTGATGGTCGCCGGCTGGTGGGTGGCGGGCCTGGTCGAGCGACTGGTGACGCGCGGGCTGGAGAATGCCCGGCGGGTCGATGCGACGGTGGTGAGTTTTCTCGCCAGCATCGCCCGCTACGGCGTGCTGGTCTTCGTCGGCGTCGCCGTGCTGCAACGTTTCGGCATCCAGACCACCAGCCTCATCGCCGTGCTGGGCGCGACTTCGCTCGCCATCGGCCTCGCCTTGCAGGGCACACTGAGCAATGTCGCGGCCGGGGTGATGCTGCTGCTGTTCCGGCCCTTCCGGGTCGGCGACGCGGTGGAGGTCGGCGGGCAGGCGGGCACGGTGAAGGGGCTGTCGCTGTTTACCACCGAACTCGCCACCGGCGACAACATCCAGGTGCTGATGCCGAACGGGCGCGTCTGGGGTGCGCCGATCGTCAACAAGTCGGTCTATGGCGAGCGCAGTTTCGCCTTCGCGCTGGAGCTGAAGCCCGATTCCGATATCGAACGCGTGCTGACCGAAGGACTGGCCTTCCTGCGCGCCGATCCACGCGTGCGCACGGAGCCCGGTCCGTCGGGCAGCATTTCGAAGATGGCGCTGGACCGGGTGGAGGTGGGCTTTTCCGGTTGGGCATCGAGCGGCGAGGCCGGCGGCGTACGCGGCGACCTGATTGCGCGCCTGCGCGAGATCACCCGCGTGCGGGACATTGCGCCCGCGTCGAGCGGCCATGACGGGAATGAGAAGGCGCCGGCCGCGCGGGCCGGCACCGTCGGCGGGCCGATCAGCCCGCCTTGTTGA
- a CDS encoding DEAD/DEAH box helicase, whose amino-acid sequence MPFDELGLSDKVLSAVAAAGYTEPTPIQAQAIPHVLARRDVLGLAQTGTGKTAAFTLPMLTLLEQGRARARMPRTLILEPTRELAAQVEENFSRYGKNHKINVALLIGGVSFGDQDAKLVRGVDVLIATPGRLLDHVERGRLLLSGIEILVIDEADRMLDMGFIPDIERVCKLVPFTRQTLFFSATMPPEIQRLVAQFLSNPVQIEASRPSSTASTITQLLVASGREDYEKRDTLRKLINEADALQNGIIFCNRKSEVAVVHKSLLRHGYKAVCLHGDMDQRSRMQALDQFRTGEATLLVASDVAARGLDIPAVSHVFNYDTPHHAEDYVHRIGRTGRAGRAGAAFTIVTPSETKSLAAIEKLIGRPIDWMEGSSLDALPPSEPRARGGRERGERTPRGRESGRESGRDSGREERRGARPARRRDSEATPAPADVVDEKVAAAPTTETPAAERPARPSRRRGKDGDAAQAATPTAAPAAPAPRGREREKAPAHAAAPARAPVTPLTHRRSERAPADEPADTSHLPAFLLRPVKINKAG is encoded by the coding sequence ATGCCTTTTGATGAACTGGGCCTGAGCGACAAGGTGCTCTCGGCCGTCGCTGCCGCAGGTTATACCGAGCCGACGCCTATCCAGGCGCAGGCCATTCCCCACGTACTCGCCCGGCGAGACGTGCTGGGGCTGGCCCAGACCGGCACCGGCAAGACGGCAGCCTTTACGCTTCCAATGCTCACCCTGCTGGAGCAGGGCCGCGCCCGGGCGCGCATGCCGCGCACGCTCATCCTTGAGCCGACGCGCGAACTCGCCGCCCAGGTGGAAGAAAACTTCAGCCGCTACGGCAAGAACCACAAAATCAACGTCGCCCTGCTGATCGGCGGCGTCTCCTTCGGCGATCAGGACGCCAAGCTGGTGCGCGGCGTCGATGTGCTGATCGCCACGCCCGGCCGCCTGCTCGACCATGTCGAGCGCGGGCGCCTGCTGCTCTCCGGCATCGAGATCCTCGTCATCGACGAGGCCGACCGCATGCTGGACATGGGCTTCATCCCGGACATCGAGCGCGTCTGCAAGCTGGTGCCGTTCACCCGCCAGACGCTGTTCTTCTCGGCGACCATGCCGCCGGAAATCCAGCGCCTCGTCGCGCAGTTCCTGTCGAACCCGGTGCAGATCGAGGCCTCGCGCCCGTCCTCCACCGCCTCGACGATCACCCAGCTTCTCGTCGCCTCCGGCAGGGAGGACTATGAGAAGCGCGACACGCTGCGCAAGCTGATCAACGAAGCCGATGCCCTCCAGAACGGCATCATCTTCTGCAACCGCAAGAGCGAAGTCGCGGTGGTGCACAAGTCGCTACTGCGGCACGGCTACAAGGCCGTCTGCCTCCATGGCGACATGGACCAGCGCTCGCGCATGCAGGCGCTCGACCAGTTCCGCACCGGCGAGGCGACGCTGCTGGTGGCGAGCGACGTGGCCGCGCGCGGCCTCGACATCCCGGCGGTCAGCCACGTGTTCAACTACGACACGCCGCACCACGCCGAGGATTATGTCCACCGCATCGGTCGCACCGGCCGCGCCGGCCGCGCCGGCGCCGCCTTCACCATCGTCACGCCGTCCGAAACCAAGTCGCTTGCCGCCATCGAGAAACTGATCGGGCGGCCGATCGACTGGATGGAGGGTTCCTCCCTCGACGCACTGCCGCCCTCCGAGCCGCGTGCGCGCGGCGGACGCGAGCGTGGCGAGCGCACCCCGCGCGGACGCGAGTCCGGCCGTGAATCGGGTCGGGACTCCGGCCGCGAGGAGCGCCGTGGCGCCCGTCCGGCACGCCGCCGCGACAGCGAGGCGACGCCCGCCCCGGCGGATGTCGTCGACGAGAAGGTCGCTGCTGCCCCGACGACCGAGACGCCGGCTGCTGAGCGTCCGGCCCGTCCCTCCCGCCGTCGCGGCAAGGATGGCGACGCCGCGCAGGCTGCGACGCCGACCGCGGCACCGGCTGCCCCCGCTCCGCGCGGACGCGAGCGCGAGAAGGCTCCGGCCCACGCCGCCGCGCCCGCTCGCGCGCCGGTCACGCCGCTGACCCATCGCCGCAGCGAGCGCGCCCCGGCCGACGAGCCGGCGGACACCTCACACCTGCCGGCCTTCCTGCTGCGCCCGGTGAAGATCAACAAGGCGGGCTGA
- a CDS encoding GreA/GreB family elongation factor — protein MSRAFVKEDSGADSLPERPVSMNRNLVTRRGLARIDAELGHYREALAGAGARADRDAVASASRELRYWSARRANAEPIDPPQDGEVITFGMAVTLEDAKGQQRRFRIVGEDEADPREGRIAWVSPVARALTGKWIGDEVSLPGGTMEIVTVDRQPEAE, from the coding sequence ATGAGCCGCGCATTCGTGAAGGAGGACAGCGGCGCCGATTCGCTGCCCGAGCGTCCGGTGAGCATGAACCGCAACCTCGTCACGCGGCGCGGCCTTGCCCGGATCGACGCCGAGCTGGGCCACTATCGCGAGGCGCTGGCCGGGGCCGGCGCGCGGGCGGATCGCGATGCCGTGGCGAGCGCCTCGCGCGAGCTGCGCTACTGGTCGGCGCGCCGGGCCAATGCCGAGCCCATCGACCCGCCGCAGGACGGCGAGGTCATCACCTTCGGCATGGCGGTGACGCTGGAGGACGCCAAGGGCCAGCAGCGCCGCTTCCGCATCGTCGGCGAGGACGAGGCCGATCCGCGCGAGGGGCGCATCGCCTGGGTCTCGCCGGTGGCGCGCGCGCTGACCGGCAAATGGATCGGCGACGAGGTGAGCCTGCCCGGCGGCACGATGGAGATCGTCACCGTCGACCGCCAGCCGGAGGCGGAGTGA
- a CDS encoding LysE family translocator, producing MIVPLETLLVFVPAALALNLTPGNDMLFCLGQGMRAGPRAGIAASLGIAAGGFIHVFAAALGLAALLASYPGAFEAIRWAGVAYLVWLAVQAFRAPGPLLTPAGGIGRTPWRAFRDAVVVNVLNPKVAVFILAFLPQFVDPARGSGFLQFLLLGTVFNVGGTVVNAAVGGFAGTIGGWLERREGLARAFQRLTGLIFLGLAARIAFERR from the coding sequence ATGATCGTGCCCCTTGAGACGCTGCTGGTCTTCGTGCCCGCCGCCCTCGCGCTGAACCTGACGCCCGGAAACGACATGCTGTTCTGCCTTGGGCAGGGCATGCGCGCGGGTCCGCGCGCCGGCATCGCCGCCAGCCTGGGAATCGCGGCGGGCGGTTTCATCCATGTTTTCGCCGCCGCGCTGGGGCTGGCGGCGCTGCTCGCCTCGTATCCCGGCGCGTTTGAGGCGATACGCTGGGCGGGCGTGGCCTATCTGGTCTGGCTGGCGGTGCAGGCGTTCCGCGCGCCGGGGCCGCTGCTGACGCCCGCCGGGGGGATCGGGCGCACGCCGTGGCGGGCCTTTCGCGACGCGGTGGTGGTGAACGTGCTGAACCCGAAGGTGGCCGTTTTCATCCTCGCCTTCCTGCCGCAGTTCGTGGACCCCGCGCGCGGATCGGGCTTTCTCCAGTTCCTGCTGCTGGGAACCGTGTTCAATGTCGGGGGAACCGTGGTGAACGCGGCCGTCGGCGGATTCGCGGGCACCATCGGCGGCTGGCTGGAGCGCCGGGAGGGGCTGGCGCGGGCGTTCCAGCGGCTGACCGGCCTGATCTTCCTCGGCCTCGCCGCCCGGATTGCCTTCGAGCGGCGATAG
- a CDS encoding glycosyltransferase family 2 protein produces the protein MTKEDIARIEQTGLFDAHWYVRQRPGLVREAGRRPLRHYLRTGWREGLQPSPFFDGTHYLAAHADVAAAGCNPLLHYALWGRDEGRTIRAEETCDAAADVAFSVILPTFDRMPILDDCLRLLLAQTHRNFEVIVVDDGSTDGTGDWLHRHYAAELAQGRMVYLRLSENFGVAAARNAGLLMARHPWIAYADSDNLPSPGLLDAFARRIVFHGAARTLYARFLRESDALIIGRRFDLAELRRENFVDLGVFVHHIDCFRELGGFDVSLRRLVDWDLVLKYLHRHPPLFIDEVLLTYREDPRGGRARISDTEAVLSPKTRILRRYGGRKTVTSLIVCYNQADFIAGAIESVAFQRGDFQHEVVIADDGSTDGTAEIALSYCEKWPWLIRLIGDGVNRGIAGNYRRAFAAASGDYVAILEGDDFWHDRQKLARQSGFLDANPDCPMVFSRIEIEAAGNPKRQTLERQNRLRKDRLDGADFLAEPTLNLIANLSCCMFRTDLMKTLPSVLYRHRLSEIGLAFHLERIGPLGYMRRPMSVYRQHAEGVWSGASAESRRASGRLVREIAKAVAHERYKPALQAIIDRDFAPTPPA, from the coding sequence GTGACGAAGGAAGACATAGCGCGCATCGAGCAGACGGGTCTGTTCGATGCACACTGGTATGTGCGCCAGCGTCCCGGCCTCGTCCGCGAGGCGGGCCGGCGCCCGCTCAGGCACTATCTGCGGACGGGCTGGCGCGAGGGTCTGCAACCCTCGCCCTTCTTCGACGGCACGCATTATCTCGCCGCCCATGCCGACGTCGCCGCCGCCGGCTGCAATCCCCTGCTGCACTATGCTCTGTGGGGGCGCGACGAGGGCCGCACGATCCGCGCGGAGGAGACATGCGACGCTGCGGCGGACGTCGCCTTCTCGGTAATCCTGCCGACCTTTGACCGGATGCCCATCCTCGACGATTGCCTCCGCTTGCTCCTCGCGCAGACGCACCGCAATTTCGAGGTGATCGTCGTCGACGACGGCTCGACCGACGGCACCGGGGACTGGCTGCACCGGCACTACGCCGCCGAGCTTGCGCAGGGGCGGATGGTGTATCTGCGCCTCTCCGAAAACTTCGGCGTCGCCGCGGCCCGCAATGCGGGACTGCTGATGGCGCGCCATCCCTGGATCGCCTATGCGGATTCCGACAATTTACCATCACCCGGGCTGCTCGACGCCTTCGCCCGGCGCATCGTCTTCCATGGCGCGGCACGCACGCTGTACGCACGCTTCCTGCGCGAGAGCGACGCGCTCATCATCGGCAGGCGGTTCGATCTCGCGGAGCTGCGCCGGGAGAACTTCGTCGATCTCGGCGTGTTCGTGCATCACATCGACTGCTTCCGCGAACTCGGCGGGTTCGATGTCAGCCTGCGCCGCCTCGTCGACTGGGACCTCGTTCTCAAATACCTGCATCGTCACCCGCCGCTGTTCATCGACGAGGTGCTGCTCACCTATCGCGAGGATCCCCGCGGCGGGCGGGCGCGGATCTCCGATACCGAGGCGGTGCTGTCGCCGAAGACGCGCATCCTGCGCCGCTATGGCGGACGCAAGACGGTCACCAGTCTGATCGTCTGCTACAATCAGGCGGACTTCATCGCCGGCGCCATCGAGAGCGTGGCGTTTCAGCGCGGCGATTTCCAGCACGAGGTGGTGATCGCCGACGACGGCTCGACCGACGGCACGGCCGAGATCGCGCTGTCCTACTGCGAGAAATGGCCATGGCTGATCCGCTTGATCGGCGATGGGGTCAATCGGGGCATCGCCGGCAACTACCGGCGCGCCTTCGCCGCCGCCAGCGGGGACTATGTCGCCATCCTCGAAGGCGACGATTTCTGGCACGACCGGCAGAAGCTGGCGCGGCAGAGCGGCTTTCTCGACGCGAATCCCGACTGCCCGATGGTGTTCTCGCGCATCGAGATCGAGGCGGCGGGCAATCCCAAACGCCAGACGCTGGAGCGGCAGAACCGGCTGCGCAAGGACCGGCTGGACGGCGCCGACTTCCTCGCCGAGCCGACGCTCAACCTCATCGCCAACCTGTCGTGCTGCATGTTCCGCACCGATCTCATGAAGACGCTGCCGAGCGTGCTCTATCGCCACCGGCTGAGCGAGATCGGCCTCGCCTTCCATCTCGAGCGCATCGGCCCGCTCGGCTATATGCGCCGGCCCATGAGCGTCTACCGCCAGCATGCGGAAGGGGTGTGGAGCGGCGCCTCCGCCGAGTCCCGGCGGGCCAGCGGCCGCCTGGTGCGCGAGATCGCCAAGGCCGTCGCGCACGAACGCTACAAGCCGGCGCTTCAGGCGATCATCGACCGGGACTTCGCGCCGACTCCGCCGGCCTGA
- the parE gene encoding DNA topoisomerase IV subunit B gives MSDADNDLFAAPSSPRPVRAPARPAAAVPREGTPGEAGYTAADIEVLEGLEPVRRRPGMYIGGTDEKALHHLFSEVIDNSMDEAVAGHANFIEVELTTDGFLTVTDNGRGIPIENHPKYPGKSALEVILTTLHAGGKFDSKVYETSGGLHGVGVSVVNALSDVLEVEVARGQTLYRQTYSRGQPLGRIEEVGRVQNRRGTRVRFHPDPQIFGESARFKPARVFKMARSKAYLFGGVEIRWSCDPALVEGSDIPPKAVFRFPGGLKDYLAADIEGHTLVHPDIFAGKTSRPGGHGSAEWAVAWLGDADGAVSSYCNTIPTAEGGTHETGLRAVLLKGLRDHAERTGNAKRAAIVTADDVMAGCAAMLSVFVREPEFQGQTKEKLATVEAARIVESALRDPFDHWLAGNPAQASRLLDWVVERADERLRRRQEKEISRKTAVRKLRLPGKLADCSNNSAAGSELFIVEGDSAGGSAKQARERQTQAVLPLRGKILNVASAGRDKLAQNQQLADLVQALGAGTGAQYRDEDLRYERVIIMTDADVDGAHIASLLVTFFYRQMPKLIENGHLFLAVPPLYRISQGAKTLYARDEAHRDELLAKEFSPRGKVDIGRFKGLGEMMPAQLKETTMSRKTRTLLRVTVAEAERAMTADIVERLMGNKPESRFAFISERAAFANEELLDI, from the coding sequence ATGTCCGACGCCGATAACGACCTTTTCGCCGCCCCCTCCTCGCCCCGTCCCGTCCGCGCGCCGGCACGGCCGGCCGCCGCCGTTCCGCGCGAGGGAACGCCCGGCGAGGCCGGCTATACCGCCGCCGACATCGAGGTGCTGGAAGGGCTGGAGCCGGTGCGCCGGCGGCCGGGCATGTATATTGGCGGCACCGACGAGAAGGCGCTGCATCACCTGTTCTCCGAGGTGATCGACAATTCGATGGACGAGGCCGTGGCGGGCCATGCCAATTTCATCGAGGTGGAGCTGACGACCGACGGGTTCCTGACCGTGACCGACAACGGGCGCGGCATCCCGATCGAGAACCACCCGAAATATCCCGGCAAGTCGGCGCTGGAGGTGATCCTCACCACGCTGCATGCCGGCGGCAAGTTCGACAGCAAGGTCTATGAGACCTCCGGCGGCCTGCACGGCGTCGGCGTCTCCGTCGTCAACGCGCTCTCCGACGTGCTGGAGGTCGAGGTGGCGCGCGGCCAGACGCTGTACCGCCAGACCTATTCGCGCGGCCAGCCGCTCGGCCGGATCGAGGAAGTCGGCCGTGTGCAGAATCGGCGCGGCACCCGGGTGCGCTTTCATCCCGACCCGCAGATCTTCGGCGAGAGCGCCCGCTTCAAGCCGGCGCGGGTCTTCAAGATGGCCCGTTCCAAGGCCTATCTGTTCGGCGGCGTTGAAATCCGCTGGAGCTGCGATCCGGCGCTGGTCGAGGGCAGCGACATCCCGCCCAAGGCGGTCTTCCGCTTCCCCGGCGGCCTGAAGGACTATCTCGCCGCCGACATAGAGGGCCACACGCTGGTCCACCCCGACATCTTCGCCGGCAAGACCTCGCGCCCTGGCGGCCACGGCTCGGCGGAATGGGCGGTGGCGTGGCTCGGCGATGCCGACGGTGCGGTCTCCTCCTACTGCAACACCATCCCCACCGCCGAGGGCGGCACCCATGAGACCGGCCTGCGCGCCGTGCTGCTCAAGGGCCTGCGCGACCATGCCGAGCGCACGGGCAATGCCAAGCGCGCCGCCATCGTCACCGCCGACGACGTCATGGCCGGCTGCGCGGCGATGCTTTCGGTCTTCGTGCGCGAGCCGGAATTCCAGGGCCAGACCAAGGAAAAGCTGGCTACGGTCGAGGCCGCCCGCATCGTCGAGAGTGCCCTGCGCGATCCGTTCGACCACTGGCTCGCCGGCAATCCGGCGCAGGCCAGCCGCCTGCTCGACTGGGTGGTCGAGCGCGCCGACGAGCGCCTGCGCCGCCGGCAGGAGAAGGAAATCTCCCGCAAGACGGCGGTGCGCAAGCTGCGCCTGCCGGGCAAGCTCGCCGACTGCTCCAACAATTCGGCGGCCGGCTCCGAACTCTTCATCGTCGAGGGCGATTCGGCCGGCGGCTCGGCCAAGCAGGCGCGCGAGCGCCAGACCCAGGCGGTGCTGCCGCTGCGCGGAAAGATCCTCAACGTCGCCAGCGCCGGCCGCGACAAGCTCGCGCAGAACCAGCAGCTTGCCGATCTCGTGCAGGCGCTGGGCGCGGGGACCGGCGCGCAGTACCGCGATGAGGACCTGCGCTACGAGCGCGTGATCATCATGACCGACGCCGATGTCGACGGCGCCCACATCGCCTCGCTCCTCGTCACCTTCTTCTACCGGCAGATGCCGAAGCTGATCGAGAACGGCCACCTGTTCCTCGCCGTGCCCCCGCTCTACCGCATCAGCCAGGGGGCCAAGACGCTGTACGCCCGCGACGAGGCGCATCGCGACGAGTTGCTGGCGAAGGAGTTCTCCCCGCGCGGCAAGGTGGATATCGGCCGCTTCAAGGGCCTCGGCGAGATGATGCCGGCCCAGCTCAAGGAAACCACGATGAGCCGGAAGACGCGCACCCTGCTGCGCGTCACCGTCGCGGAGGCCGAGCGCGCCATGACCGCCGACATCGTAGAGCGGCTGATGGGCAACAAGCCGGAGAGCCGCTTCGCCTTCATTTCCGAGCGCGCGGCCTTCGCGAACGAGGAACTGCTCGACATCTGA
- a CDS encoding glycosyltransferase family A protein, giving the protein MPDPSAPRFSVLLPTHNRADVVGVAIRSVLAQSEPDFELLVVGDGCTDATAQVVAAFDDPRIRWFDLPKAPGFGYANRNVGLRQARGELIGFMAHDDIVLPDHLERMGRFFDDAHIDLAYSRPLWVTTDGIVVATATNLRNREDAAAFRRHNFAPASCIVHRRSCLERAGYWPEDVPTQGDWHLWKRIVREDAGNVAYEPCPTALHFVADWKRDRASLMPQVARMLAIVDTTDWWPASLRVDVSQAANEQAAFARLMETDPGWTGRMREDVVLVLDRLARSVLDGTMVDPRRRRRTLRALRRLWARLSP; this is encoded by the coding sequence ATGCCGGACCCCTCGGCGCCGCGCTTCTCGGTGCTGCTGCCCACTCACAACCGGGCTGACGTCGTCGGAGTCGCGATCCGCTCCGTGCTGGCACAGAGCGAACCCGACTTCGAACTGCTTGTCGTCGGCGATGGCTGCACCGACGCCACCGCGCAGGTGGTCGCCGCGTTCGACGATCCGCGCATTCGCTGGTTCGATCTGCCCAAGGCGCCCGGATTCGGCTACGCCAACCGCAATGTCGGGCTGCGGCAGGCACGCGGCGAACTGATCGGCTTCATGGCGCATGACGACATTGTGCTGCCCGACCATCTCGAACGCATGGGCCGCTTCTTCGACGACGCGCACATCGACCTCGCCTATTCGCGCCCGCTCTGGGTGACGACCGACGGCATCGTGGTGGCGACCGCGACCAACCTGCGCAATCGCGAGGATGCGGCCGCCTTCCGCCGGCACAATTTCGCGCCGGCCTCCTGCATCGTCCACCGGCGCTCCTGCCTGGAGCGGGCCGGCTACTGGCCGGAGGACGTGCCGACGCAGGGCGACTGGCACCTTTGGAAGCGGATCGTGCGCGAGGATGCCGGCAATGTCGCCTATGAGCCCTGCCCCACCGCGCTGCACTTCGTCGCCGACTGGAAGCGCGACCGCGCCAGCCTGATGCCGCAGGTCGCCCGCATGCTCGCCATCGTCGACACCACCGACTGGTGGCCGGCGTCGCTGCGCGTCGACGTCTCGCAGGCGGCGAACGAGCAGGCCGCCTTCGCGCGGCTGATGGAGACGGACCCCGGCTGGACCGGGCGCATGCGCGAGGATGTCGTGCTGGTGCTCGACCGGCTGGCGCGCAGCGTGCTCGACGGCACGATGGTCGACCCCAGGAGGCGGCGGCGGACGCTCCGCGCGTTGCGCCGCCTGTGGGCGCGCCTGTCGCCATGA
- a CDS encoding dTDP-4-dehydrorhamnose 3,5-epimerase family protein: MSVEEAADERVVRHAELIAQARRDQQTVASDGASVAQLIDGVVIRDLATHVDERGSLCELFDLRWPEYPDPFFYSYFFTIRPGVVKGWNLHQMHEDRYALIQGEMELVLYDTRPWSPTCGMLNRLKLTPYRRQLVNVPKHVWHADHNIGSTDVLVVNYPTMAYDHRSPDKYRLPIDTPLIPFSFGPHARGG; this comes from the coding sequence ATGAGCGTCGAGGAAGCGGCCGATGAACGGGTCGTCCGGCATGCCGAGCTGATCGCGCAGGCCAGGCGCGACCAGCAGACGGTGGCGAGCGACGGTGCCTCGGTCGCGCAGCTCATCGATGGCGTCGTGATCCGCGATCTCGCGACCCATGTCGACGAGCGCGGCTCGCTCTGCGAGCTTTTCGACCTGCGCTGGCCGGAATATCCCGATCCCTTCTTCTACTCCTACTTCTTCACCATTCGACCCGGCGTGGTGAAGGGCTGGAATCTTCATCAGATGCATGAGGATCGCTATGCCCTCATCCAGGGTGAGATGGAGCTCGTGCTCTACGACACCCGCCCGTGGTCGCCGACCTGCGGCATGCTGAACCGGCTGAAGCTGACGCCCTATCGCCGACAGCTCGTCAACGTGCCGAAGCATGTCTGGCACGCCGACCACAACATCGGCAGCACCGACGTTCTGGTGGTGAACTACCCCACCATGGCCTACGACCATCGCAGCCCCGACAAGTACCGCCTGCCGATCGACACGCCGCTGATCCCGTTCTCGTTCGGCCCGCACGCGCGCGGCGGGTGA